From Ananas comosus cultivar F153 linkage group 2, ASM154086v1, whole genome shotgun sequence:
ATGCCTGATTACATTTTGCTGGTTTAATGTCAATTATCAGGAACTTGTTTCAGAAAACGCAGATGCCATATACCAATGTATACTTTGAGCTTAGGATCTAGTAATCAATAACAATCTCTACAACCATTGTAAACCACTCTATCATAACTTACCTCACTGTCCTCAGCAGCAGAAGGTTGTATAACAGTGTCTGGAAGGTCATGGGGTAAGTAATAAGGATTCACAACAGCCCACTTTGATCCAGAACCCTTGTCTTCCCACATAGACTACAGTAAATGGGGAGACTTAGTGTCAGTATGTAAAAACTACATATGGTATGtggataaatataaaagtagCTTATAACTATCAAGTGTCAGTATAGTATTAAGAATCACTTCTTTGTGCATCTTTCAGATGAAGGGAGCAtcccaaaattaaaatattgaccACAGATGGTAAACTGAACGAAAATTGAGGGCAGGCAAATGGACAGGTGGCTACAAAAAAGAGCAATATTCCCCTTGCTATGCAAAGTGAAAGGTACTTTATGAAATGACAGGCATAATCTTAAGTAGTTACATGACAAAGACGAAAAGGGATGGTAAAGACTTGCCAGGAGCTTTGAAGGGATCGAACTGTTCCCATCAGCAGGAATTAAAACATGGTCCTGAAGCTTGTACAGTGAACCATTAACCTGACAGGCTCTGTAATATAAATTTCCACCCACAACTTGAAGGACATCGCCTACCCAATCCACTGTATGCAAATCGGCAAGCAAAGATCTACAACCATCTCTAACTTCATCCTTAGATTCCAAAACTCCATTTGGAGTTGTCTGATGATTGTCTCCATAATCTAACCCATCATGGCTACCAGCACTATGTTCAGATGCTTCTTTTCCACTCACGCGTTCCTTTAGTTCATTGATCCAGGGCTCACTGACTTGTCGATTTTCATTAGCAGAAGCTTTGATACCGCTTTCCACCTCTGTGTTATTGGTAATACGAGACGTAGAGGGTGCTTGAGACTCATTTGCCTTTTTATTATCAGAACCATTGAGTTGCCCAGACTTCGTGATTTCCGTTGTAACTACAGACATTGACTCAGTAGGGTTATTCTGAATGCTCTCATGAGAACTTTCACATCTTGTGCTTATATTAGTACATACAATCCAATCATTCGAGTTACTAGATAAGATTTCAGCAGACGAATTGCCTTCCCTTTTCATTACAACACCGGACAAATTCGCATGTGCTTCTGCACTTACTGTCCAAGTATTTGGACTCGATTCAACAGTATCACCTCTAGTGTTAGTAGCACATGCGGCATTTGGCATGGTAGAATTTCcatttgctattattttttgttgattACTTTTCGGGTCTGAAGATTCGGTTTTTCTCTCTCCAGAAACATGGTTATGCCCCACTGCATTGGATGCGGCCTTGGGTGCACTAGTACTTCTCGTAACTCTACCATATTTAGGTGGCAAAGGCTTGCCATGACTCAAGGTCAGACACTTTGGGCAGTGCCACTCACCTTTAGGAGGTCCTTTATAATTATTAAGACACGTCAAGTGGGTCCCTTTGTCACAATTATCGCAAACGAGCAAGCTTTCCACATCAGTAATAAGAATTTTGCATACTTGGCAATTCAGAGGCTCTTTCATGTATTCAGTTGACAGCGGTGTCCAGTCAGGTGGATTTGAAGCCTTCCGCTGCAATATTTGCTGCACGTATTTGGATATGTCATTAAAAACGGGGGCAACAGATGCTGGATGAGTATATGTTTGGCCTTTTACAGTTTGATGTCCCATAATAAGGTTTCCTGCCCCAGCTTGAATTGTCAATGTCTTCAATTGACGATCCCTCATTGCATGACTTGAAGCTGGCAATAAATTTGATTCATTATCAACCGATTTACTTGTCTGTGCTGGGATAGCTAATGCTAATTGGACAGGAGTTGTTGAGGCTTTTTGCGGTGCATAGTCAACAGAAGTAGCTGACAGAAGATACAATAAGGTAAATTAGAATATCAACAAGGAATAAACAAACCATTTCAGCAATAATAAATAAGATGGACCAAAACATAATATTAAAGAATGAGAATAAAATACAAGGTTGCAAATTGCACACAACCTCAAGTCAAATGTTGAAAGGTAAATGGAGGAGGGGGGAAAAAATGCCAAATAGACTACCAAGATACATACATAGACAGAATTAAGCTAATAGCACAAAAATTCTAAGAATTGCATAATTTGGTAACATGTGAAAGGACAAAGGCAAAGGAGAGATTGGAAGATTACCTCTAGCCTGGGTTAAATAAGTCGGTCCGCCAAATCGTGCATCAAACCTGAGATGTGCTGCTTCTGGATGAGGTGATGCtaacgaagggcccaatactgcTTTTTCAGGAGTTACTGCTTGATGAATTTCATTTATTTGCGGTTGCTTCAAAGaggcagaagcagaagctagTGCAGGTGAATATGCGACAGTAGGACTCTGAAAGCCTCCTGCAGAGAGTGCCAATGGACTTGTCTTGTCTAAAGAAAACCTAGATGCTCCATGCAACATAGTTCCTTGGGATGAATAAACAGATGAATTCATGGCAACTTCCTTTGCTTCCTCCATCTGCAAAATTGCAACCAAATTTGCAAGACAAGCCATCAGATATGTAACAGCAAATAACAATTTTGTGCAGATTTGATAATACAAAGGACTAGCATCATTATAACAGCTTCCAGCTAGAAGAGTAAACAAAAAGTAGATAAAAAGTTGCACGTGACTTGCACCCACACTTTCACCAACGGCAGTGCAATAAACAAAAGTAGGCACAAAGAAAAGATAATTAATATCAAACATTTTAGCTCGCTGACCAACTATTCCCTTGGTTACAAGGACATAATGATTTGTCTTAAGCCATACTTTCTTACCTCCGCAATGGAATCATTCAACAAAGTCATGTCCAAGTCTCAACATTGAGTCACCCATATCAACCGAGAATGAAAAATTATCTTCTTCCCTTTTATCTTTTAGAATTTGTTGATTCATAGACATGAAGATATGAGTGAGAGAAGGTAATTTAACAACTCCAGCAGAATTGAAATACATTGCTTTAAAATTCATCGAAAAGATTAGATCAACAAAGCCACAGCATAAGCAGCAGTTATAGCTTGTAAAAAGTGCAAGAGTTCTTCGCCACATTCAACGGTAAAATGCATTCTTGAAAGGTGATAGAGTTCTCTTGATGATGTCATGTGCTACCCTTTTACATAATTACAAATTTGTAAAGAAAAGTTACTCTAGTGATAGAACATGAAGGAGAGTGTCATAATGATTcacaaagaaaatttcatgCAAGAGCCCAATTGGATGTTCGAACAAATTACCCAGTGATAACTTGTGCTCTACAAGGATTGCTTTCTAATTGCAATTTAGGGGTTTGTTTCTAGCCCCTTTGCAAATAGTTGGCAATTATGATTTGTCAGGACAACACATTCCACCTATGAAGTGATTTATCTTGTTTCGAGAAAATGACTTGGGAGATCAAATATAGTACCATGGTTGTAGACATCTGATCAATTAGTGTATTCTCATCAACTAAACAAACGAGTAAGAACAAAACAAGATTTTCATCCATCCCGACAGGCTTAATGGAGACTTTAGAGTTCACCAATAACCTACTCTGATTTTGGACTAGTTTGATCTCAGAAGTTAACATTTTCATCCCAATAATGCAGCATACACTCGTAAAATCCAAACCAAGCAGCAATTCAAACACATAACAAATTCGGATTTTCATATCCACCGGAGTAAACCTCTTGTAAACAAATTAACAGCAGAGGGAGGGAGCAGACCTTTCTCTTGGTGAGCGAGACCTTCTCAGCAATGGTCATCTTGGGGGGCCGGAACCCCATCACTGGATCTTTCGAGCGGCTTAGCCCAAGATCCTCCGCCAAAACCCTAACCGCCTCCCTGGAGAACAAATCCTTCGGCCTAACGCCCTCGCACACCCGCGCCAGCCTCTCCCTCGCCTCCGCCATCATCGCCGTCTCCGCCGCCGTCGGATCCCGCCCGCCCCTCATCTCCGCCATCGCCGACAGAACCATCACGACCTCCGCCACGCGCTTCAGCTCCCCGTCCCTCCCCCTCTTCCTcgacgcggcggaggaggaggccgcGCCCTCGTCTCCCATCTCCGTCGGCGGCGGAGATCCCCGTCcctggggcggcggcggcggaggaggaggaggcgcgatggtgcggcggcggaggaagggACCTGCGAGAAAGGGAGGAATCAGGCGCCATTGGaaagagaggggagaggggggTGGGGGGAGGAGCGAAACCCTAGCGAGGGCGAAGGAGGGAGGGGGATCGGAAAGAGAGGGAGGGGGCAAAGGGGAGTTTAAATACCTATTTGGCGGGTAATTCTCGAAGGCTTAAgacgtatagagagagaaagagggttaAGAAAACTGAAGCGAGGGGGATATCGTAGTGAGATGGCGGTGAGAGTTTGGGGAGCAggcgatgagagagagagagagagagagagagagagagagaggagagagagagaaagagggaaaataGGAGCGATTGGGAAAGAGGGGTTTCCTTTGTtttaccccttttctttttctttttcttttttttctattttcgcTTCTCGGGTCGGGATTGAACCGGACCGGATGGTCTTCGAAAGCGGCGTGGGTTTGGATCGGTGACCGACTACGAGGCCGAGTAGGAAATGGACGGAGTGGTCTATGGGAATATGCCACGTGTCCTGTTGCGGGATTTGGCATTTCGGGGCTCTTCGGGTTTTGAAACGGCTGGGTCGAGTCAAGTCCGTCGCTTCGCTAAAGATGACTCGAACTCGGGCTTGACCCGTTTCTCAGGTTCGTGTGTTTGCTAGGGTATGCAGATGAAATAAATTAacgtaaaaaaaagaaaagaaaatctgcAGTGTATATAAATAGCACATATAATTCTTCGATTTTGCATATATAAGAAATGTTACAGATATGAATTTGGCAAATATATGCTAGAGAGACATAGGTgtgaaaagggcaaaaaaaaaaagaaatgtgtaCGGCCCCTGTTTGGAAACTCTTGACAGTTTTATGGagtacttttttactttagtattaaTATTTCaccgcatatatatatattatttggatgggcattatattactgtattttaaattcttttttttttttaattatactgtTTGACATTGCTCCAAAACAGGCGCTAAACAGTTAGATTGGGTCCTGTAAAGGTTGTGCCCATTTAGGGCCGCTTAGTATCGAGGCATTGCAGCTTCATGTACCTGCAGAATGTTGAAAAATTTATGGTAAAATACCTCCATGCACCACGAATGAGAAATAGCGACCATCCAAGAGCAATCGGTGCGACGTGAGACGACTCCCGAAAACAAAATCCCATCTCCATAAGACTAGTAACTCTCTGCACCTCCAAACGAAGCTTATTGATTCCTCAGAATCTGCTGTCGATAGAAAACTTAAATGAGCTTCTAAATCCTAAACCTCAAAGCTTCAATAAAGATGAGGCTGTAGGAAGAACTCTACCGAAATACAAAATAGAGTTGGTAACAGAACGTaagtaagaaaaatagtggaggTAGACAAGGAATCAACTGGGGACTAGGCAACAAAAACATGAATAGGTGGCGACATTGATGATTGCATGATAGACGAGAAAGAAGCGGCGGCAAAAACAATGACCCACAACCTCCCGAGGATCATTGGAATTTGGAACCACTGTACATAAGGCAATGAGAGAGGCGCTGGTAGAAGACAGCAGGACGAAATCAATCACAAGCACTTCAACTTCACAGCACGCTCAGGTGGGGAGCCTCTGCTGATGACAGTGATATATAGGATCATCACCTCCAAGTATTTGCACAATAATTTAAGATAACGGATATTCTGTTATTTGAACCCATCAAAATATTGATTGAACAATACTTTCCACCAGATGAATACTGTAACCTCCAGGC
This genomic window contains:
- the LOC109706503 gene encoding uncharacterized protein LOC109706503 → MGDEGAASSSAASRKRGRDGELKRVAEVVMVLSAMAEMRGGRDPTAAETAMMAEARERLARVCEGVRPKDLFSREAVRVLAEDLGLSRSKDPVMGFRPPKMTIAEKVSLTKRKMEEAKEVAMNSSVYSSQGTMLHGASRFSLDKTSPLALSAGGFQSPTVAYSPALASASASLKQPQINEIHQAVTPEKAVLGPSLASPHPEAAHLRFDARFGGPTYLTQARATSVDYAPQKASTTPVQLALAIPAQTSKSVDNESNLLPASSHAMRDRQLKTLTIQAGAGNLIMGHQTVKGQTYTHPASVAPVFNDISKYVQQILQRKASNPPDWTPLSTEYMKEPLNCQVCKILITDVESLLVCDNCDKGTHLTCLNNYKGPPKGEWHCPKCLTLSHGKPLPPKYGRVTRSTSAPKAASNAVGHNHVSGERKTESSDPKSNQQKIIANGNSTMPNAACATNTRGDTVESSPNTWTVSAEAHANLSGVVMKREGNSSAEILSSNSNDWIVCTNISTRCESSHESIQNNPTESMSVVTTEITKSGQLNGSDNKKANESQAPSTSRITNNTEVESGIKASANENRQVSEPWINELKERVSGKEASEHSAGSHDGLDYGDNHQTTPNGVLESKDEVRDGCRSLLADLHTVDWVGDVLQVVGGNLYYRACQVNGSLYKLQDHVLIPADGNSSIPSKLLSMWEDKGSGSKWAVVNPYYLPHDLPDTVIQPSAAEDSEVYASNIQRKITADSIRGLCEVFSIDKFREEREKRSELSDLKSNLHSIFMCKWKYDESAGILQLISS